AAAGGTATTAAATGAAGATGCCAATATTCTATTTGATACTCAAGAAGAGTTTGATCTGCAAGCCTGCTTAGAACAAGGAAAACAAGATTCTGCGAACTTTGCAAATGAGGCTTGGAATAATGTAAAAGATAGTAGTAGTGATATGTTAAACCGCTTAGAAAAGTCTAGTGATGAGTTCCTTGAGCCGAGTAGAAAGGCGACGATAGAATTATTTGAATCGATGGACAAATGGTACCAACAGATATTTGAATAATTAGCGCTGACTATTGTTGCAGGGTCTACCCATAAACTACGCTGATCTATCATTCATCAAGACATTGAATAAAGTGACGATAATGAATACTCGTCTTTAGAAATAAAGTGTTAATTTTTAATAGATCTTCGATTTTATAACACCTCTATAATATCTTTATAGTCATTTATATAACTTAACAGTTCGATATATCAGTTAATGTATTTAATTCAAACTAAGTACAACGCAGTTATAGGCTTAGCTGAACTAAGCTAATTACCGATTAGACCATTAATGTGGGCTACAACACTTCTGCCCAACGAGCTTAAACTATAACCACCTTCTAATACCGATACTATACGTCCTTCAGCATGCTCTTGAGCAATTACCTTGAGTTCATCAGTTATCCAACGATAGTCGCCTTCCGTTAAACAAATTTGTGACATTTCGTCTTCAATATGAGCGTCAAAGCCTGCAGAAATAAATATAATTTCAGGCTTAAACTTGTTTAAAGCCGGTAGCCAATGTTCCGTTATCGTCTTGCGAAACCCCTCGCTTTTAGTCGTGGCAGCTAAAGGAGTATTTATTATAGGAGGTGTATTACTTTCTTTAATATCAAATGGGTAGAAAGGGTACTGGTAACTAGAACAAAATAAATATGCGCCCTCTGAGGTTTCATCAACGGTAGGGAAATAATTTCTAATAATATCTTCCGTTCCATTACCATGGTGTACGTCAAAATCGACAATAGCGATACGTTTTAAATTATATTTCTTTTTGGCGTAAGCAGCGGCAATAGCAATATTATTAAAAAAGCAAAACCCCATTCCTTTATCGTGTTCAGCATGATGTCCTGGCGGTCGAGTAGTACAAAAAGCACTATTTAGCGTGTGATCCATTACTAAGTCTACACCATCAATTACAGCACCAGCGGAGAGCATAATCGAGGTTAAAGTGTTTGAATCCATTACAGAATCTTCACCAATAACAAAGTTTTCATTTTCAGCGGTTGGAGCATTATCAAAAACAAAATCAATATGTTTTTGAGTGTGCGCTAAAGAGAGCAATGACTTATCAATAGGTTTAGCATCAAATTGTCGTACAACATAATCAAGACCACTTCGTATCAGTTGATCTGAAATAGCGGCTAAACGTTTGCCACTTTCCGGATGATCTTTTCCTAAGTTATGATGGTTTCCACATTGATAGTGGCCAATTATTCCAATAGTCATACATCTCTCTTTAAGTTTTGGTGCTTGTTCATTATCATTAATACTATATTTTTATTATTGGGTATCTATAACGCTTATCGATTTTATTGTGGATTATTCAGCAACTAAATCGTTTGCTTTTACTTCACTTAATGTGAGTTTCAAACTTACTTCGTCAAAATCTTCACTTGGTTGACGAACAAATCCTGACCTTTCAAAAACCTTTAACATAGAAGCATTATCTCTACGCACACAGGCAACTAAACTGTCTAATTTTCTGATTTTGGCTATCTCGATCATTTGACCTAATAAAGTACTTGCCATGCCTCGACCACGTAGGCTTTCTTTAATAACAAAAGCCACTTCGCCAGAATTAATACTTTCAATATAGTAATACCGAGCTACCGCTTGTATTGCCTCGCCTAAATAATCTCTACGAGTAAAGCATAAGGCTAAATCTACATGTTGATTCACACTAACCAAATTACATGATTTCTCTCGTGTCATTTGAGTTATATGGTGGTTGTAACGCATGATTAGAGTTTCTTTATTGTGTGAATAAAAGAACTCTTGCAACTTACGTTCGTCTGATGGGGAGAGTGGGCGTAAAATGTATTCAATATTAGCAAAGTTGAATTTCTTTAGCTCAACATCCCCGAGCTCAGGCACTGAACTAGGTGAGCTTTCTTGATATTCAGGTACCCAATAATGTTTACGGACATCAGCTAATAACTGTTCTCTAAACTTAGGATGAGCAATACGAATAAGCTCTAATGCACGTTCTCGAATGCTTTTACCTTGTAATGAGGCAATGCCAAACTCAGTAACAACATAAGAGACATGACCACGTGAAGTCACTACGCCACCGCCTTCGGTAATATGCGCTACAATACGTGATATTTTGCCATCTTTGGTAGTAGAAGGTAGAGCGATAATAGGTTTACCACCTTTACTTAATGATGCTCCTCGCACGAAATCGACTTGTCCACCTATGCCACTGTAAAATTGATAACCAATAGAGTCTGAAACCACTTGTCCTGTCAAATCAACTTCAATTGCGCTATTGATGGACACCATGTTGTCATTTTTCGCAATTTTAACGGGAGAGTTAACGTGTTCTGAAGGATAAAATTCAATGTGGGGATTCCCGTCAACAAAATCATATACTTTTTGGCTACCTACGCAATAGGTGACCACTGCCTTTCCTTTATGGTAAGTTTTTTTGCGATTATTTATCACGCCTTTTAACATTAAATCAATAATACCATCAGAAAGCATTTCACTATGGATTCCTAAGTCTTTATGGTTAGCTAAATAGCGTAAAACAGCCTCAGGAATTTTTCCAATGCCTATTTGTAAAGTCGCACCATTTTCTACTAGCATGGCAGCGTATTGGCCTATTTGTTCAGTACGTCGGTCGAGTGCAGGAGGAATAACTTCAGGTAATTTTTGTTCTTGGTTGATCCAAGCATGAAT
The sequence above is a segment of the Colwellia sp. 20A7 genome. Coding sequences within it:
- a CDS encoding histone deacetylase family protein, with protein sequence MTIGIIGHYQCGNHHNLGKDHPESGKRLAAISDQLIRSGLDYVVRQFDAKPIDKSLLSLAHTQKHIDFVFDNAPTAENENFVIGEDSVMDSNTLTSIMLSAGAVIDGVDLVMDHTLNSAFCTTRPPGHHAEHDKGMGFCFFNNIAIAAAYAKKKYNLKRIAIVDFDVHHGNGTEDIIRNYFPTVDETSEGAYLFCSSYQYPFYPFDIKESNTPPIINTPLAATTKSEGFRKTITEHWLPALNKFKPEIIFISAGFDAHIEDEMSQICLTEGDYRWITDELKVIAQEHAEGRIVSVLEGGYSLSSLGRSVVAHINGLIGN
- a CDS encoding GNAT family N-acetyltransferase; the protein is MASQYAERDNINWEDYLKSGNRIFIGSGAAVPNALIDNLIANSNKLHDIETVHILTLSENVWAKPEHKDLFKVNSLFIGGKNIREAIAEGRGDYTPCFISDIPRLFSENSLPLDAALIMVSPPDEYGYCSLGVSVDVVSSAVKAARYVIAQINPCMPRTNGHSFVHLNQIHAWINQEQKLPEVIPPALDRRTEQIGQYAAMLVENGATLQIGIGKIPEAVLRYLANHKDLGIHSEMLSDGIIDLMLKGVINNRKKTYHKGKAVVTYCVGSQKVYDFVDGNPHIEFYPSEHVNSPVKIAKNDNMVSINSAIEVDLTGQVVSDSIGYQFYSGIGGQVDFVRGASLSKGGKPIIALPSTTKDGKISRIVAHITEGGGVVTSRGHVSYVVTEFGIASLQGKSIRERALELIRIAHPKFREQLLADVRKHYWVPEYQESSPSSVPELGDVELKKFNFANIEYILRPLSPSDERKLQEFFYSHNKETLIMRYNHHITQMTREKSCNLVSVNQHVDLALCFTRRDYLGEAIQAVARYYYIESINSGEVAFVIKESLRGRGMASTLLGQMIEIAKIRKLDSLVACVRRDNASMLKVFERSGFVRQPSEDFDEVSLKLTLSEVKANDLVAE